Proteins encoded in a region of the Leishmania panamensis strain MHOM/PA/94/PSC-1 chromosome 7 sequence genome:
- a CDS encoding topoisomerase-related function protein-like protein (TriTrypDB/GeneDB-style sysID: LpmP.07.0750) has product MPEDRAASQYKRRRTSEKVGAKDQGSAVVALAGGSFSMSRPAGSTAAAAAAAASACAEEAFMNPLKSLAKDEEEGDAEADHEGLIGDYLNFQLTSTTGRQALGADALEATVRLQSSLSCDEQRNAGDRSSPRSQGQRRQTSSSPQQAERDRVLVVPLWSIARMEQNGGYCRASPLIALHQEITDLVDYLRPTEAEVAMRRYIEKKIGLLVDRLWPGSSVLVYGSMYTHLLLPLSDLDVTLLDVPVPVEEALSALAKEISNAGLCENAYPQVILKTKVPLIKFVHKGSLIDVDISVGAVDGKRNSECIVQYMNAYPEALPLILVVKYFVMQRGMHEPYHGGLGSYATTLLVVAFLRQHPIYTTQPEQRAMTGLGKLLVDFFRMCGQYWNYRRVAVCLEGYAALRNGDDPMDVNAPNDEGDFRVRADCGGTGGSQMKSPVLPSSPRGLMGPTQAWIEDPVDASNNAASSLRLFHSLSSMFAYAYLALTGDFEGAAADASSPSSSDVNCRPTLLSRIFHADAEMVYRRRAVAVTYEQLNAEMPAFMKEVRHFRRDEDAAMLQHNCDRAAHSWRARRLLRREGHAVLFPQRRNITSLEERLALSRLQESSSPPPPESKVGAAKRQREPEREDDHRKAQHSRRDYSVMSSRSTSKSSSYTSGSESNASSVRVDVTRRAERSRKLQQ; this is encoded by the coding sequence ATGCCCGAGGATCGCGCGGCGTCGCAGTACAAGCGGCGGAGGACGTCAGAGAAGGTGGGCGCCAAGGATCAAGGCTCTGCGGTTGTGGCTCTCGCTGGTGGCTCTTTCTCTATGAGTAGGCCTGCAGGgagtactgctgctgctgctgctgctgctgctagtgCCTGTGCCGAGGAAGCCTTCATGAACCCGCTCAAGTCCTTAgcgaaggacgaggaggaaggggatgCAGAGGCCGATCACGAAGGCCTCATTGGCGACTACCTGAATTTCCAACTCACTTCCACGACGGGAAGGCAGGCGCTTGGTGCCGATGCACTGGAGGCAACCGTGCGCCTGcagtcctctctctcttgtgacGAGCAGCGCAACGCGGGTGACCGTAGTTCCCCTCGTAGCcaggggcagcggcgccagacatcatcatcaccgcAGCAGGCGGAGCGGGATCGTGTGTTGGTGGTGCCGTTATGGAGCATCGCGCGGATGGAGCAGAACGGAGGCTACTGTCGTGCCAGCCCCCTCATCGCCCTCCACCAGGAGATCACGGACCTTGTCGATTACCTTCGCCCAacagaggcggaggtggcgatgcggcgctACATCGAGAAGAAGATTGGCCTGCTGGTCGATCGACTGTGGCCTGGCAGTTCGGTGCTCGTCTATGGCAGCATGTACACCCACCTGCTACTGCCGCTCTCGGACCTTGACGTGACCCTGTTGGATgtgccggtgccggtggaggaggcgctcaGCGCCTTGGCGAAGGAGATCAGCAACGCGGGTCTGTGCGAGAATGCCTATCCACAAGTGATTCTCAAGACGAAGGTGCCGCTCATCAAGTTCGTCCACAAGGGCTCTCTCATCGACGTCGACATCAGCGTTGGCGCCGTGGACGGCAAGCGTAACTCCGAGTGCATCGTGCAGTACATGAACGCGTACCCGGAGGCCCTACCACTTATCTTGGTCGTGAAGTACTTTGTCATGCAGCGTGGCATGCATGAGCCGTACCATGGCGGGCTTGGCAGCTACGCCACCACGCTTCTCGTCGTCGCCttcctgcggcagcaccccaTCTATACAACGCAGCCGGAACAGCGAGCCATGACGGGGCTAGGCAAGCTGCTGGTTGATTTTTTCCGAATGTGTGGTCAGTACTGGAACTACAGGAGGGTAGCCGTCTGCCTGGAGGGCTACGCTGCTCTGCGCAATGGGGACGACCCGATGGACGTGAACGCCCCCAACGACGAAGGCGACTTCCGCGTGCGTGccgactgcggcggcactgGCGGCAGTCAGATGAAGTCCCCTGTTCTGCCCAGCTCCCCACGCGGCCTGATGGGCCCCACACAGGCGTGGATAGAGGATCCAGTCGACGCCTCTAACAACGCTGCCAGCTCGCTGCGGCTCttccattctctctcttccatgTTTGCTTACGCTTACCTTGCCCTGACAGGCGACTTcgaaggagcggcggcagatGCGTCATCGCCGTCTTCGAGTGACGTCAACTGCCGCCCGACGCTACTCTCGCGCATCTTCCATGCTGACGCGGAGATGGTGTACCGTCGGAGGGCCGTGGCTGTGACGTACGAGCAACTGAACGCCGAGATGCCGGCGTTCATGAAGGAAGTGCGACACTTTCGTCGTGATGAGGacgcggcgatgctgcagcacaATTGCGACCGTGCGGCACACAGCTGGCGCGcgcgacggctgctgcggcgcgaaGGCCATGCCGTTTTGTTTCCACAGCGTCGAAACATCACATCACTTGAGGAGCGATTGGCGCTGTCGCGTCTGCAGGAGTCTtcctcaccacctccgccggaGTCGAAGGTGGGCGCGGCGAAGCGCCAGCGTGAGCCCGAGCGTGAGGACGACCATAGGAAGGCGCAACATAGTCGCCGAGATTATTCCGTAATGTCTTCTCGTAGCACCTCGAAGTCGTCGTCGTACACCTCCGGCTCGGAGAGCAACGCCAGCTCGGTGCGCGTGGATGTGACAAGAAGGGCAGAGCGGAGTCGGAAGCTGCAACAGTAG
- a CDS encoding hypothetical protein (TriTrypDB/GeneDB-style sysID: LpmP.07.0780), giving the protein MQSSDRLYTADELCTVIENILRVADNAERRCSETALTNALRQPPNVGQLVTILCGTPDGAPPTASAGVRQMAAVLLRKRIFSLWRVLTTEQQQHELRQLLLLRLGNETARPVRFAIAHVVTRLAKAAARRGDGGWPELQHAIHAAADDARVEMRELAMVLLYSFSEVFAEESALSGLATESVMRGLGDSETVVQAAAVKAAMALVPTLDEHPEMRDAFLAHQLVPACISLLESGAATEAKVPLCVSILDLLERLFDDLPVRKYGALLQNLAQALIRLMGNPQHHPRIRENCGTALGQLATLKPKFVATPTLLEPLVQVCLGLMSEDNTISISDQGSGSMDDEGVNDSDDDDVDMLHLTSACMVGGQLLSTLATTVSSKAFTAVLLPYISRVTDAPASVATRTRKATMIALACLAEGHSSYLRRRVRYVLTVTRGFLHDADPVPREAAAFALSYFCVHLQPEILLHHHELLPMVVPLLADANDLVRRRVAQALDTLCENLQEKLDRYVPTLLPAVMAAIPVSSLETQCRLCGVLSSMGMAHSAAFASRGPELLEVLRQPFGLNSPETMALRAQVTETVGVIGSAMGRAAFAQYFPFFMQEVVVNLQTRHAPLREQSFGFLANMCELFREDFALYLNDSIHCALETITEDRAVYTNKHPLTSDGSSGALAAFAAWKDDDDGSEDESDEDGGDDAEEIHLRVRTADVEEKSSAVYCIGVFADVMMGQLGEAQTAACWEALTGLNSHYYPNVRSNALIALAKLAKASAGIPAEEMQTLSRAASVAGRTAAASSSGSLVQDILSLPVRDRIDELLNLLLRTIEEEDAEREVVGAACEAVTIVMDYFGTQCAIDGPDAVLRDVVQLLRGTMPCQRRGDELEDEDECSEVDGAENMSYEQYQEQQQTGRSAGADKAPCARRRDPLFRRADEAAEAQASAIVAAMVQHQQNGVAAAPPSIQLPSAAEVPPWYTLVSPEMVRHGVHLPEDHDEVVLDAAAEMLESVARAYGVLLQPYMPYLIPLLAMHADVETRPPEGLVTAVGTLAAVLQAYGGVDANGDGAASPASGELLAPFVEAAVQLSVSVMAGSDESTARANSAYLLRVLVEGCPGFFAHQSAVVSQCFQALWSIVGNEEDEIPEAVDNAVSATCSFVRCLPLSLLPLDQVIPALMAHLPMKMDKAENPNAVRTLRYLLGTNHAASAAAVSSWLSSVVVAVANVLTADTVEDAEKQQLVQQGAAVFAQAHPQAWQQQRQGLSSGQLAALQVWQL; this is encoded by the coding sequence ATGCAGAGCAGTGACCGTCTCTACACGGCTGACGAGCTCTGCACCGTCATCGAGAACATTTTGCGCGTTGCCGACAACGccgagcgccgctgcagcgagacAGCGCTCACGAATGCGCTTCGGCAACCCCCAAATGTGGGCCAGCTGGTGACGATTCTTTGCGGCACCCCGGATGGCGCACCGCCCACGGCGTCGGCCGGTGTTCGTCAGATGGCGGCAGTGCTCCTGCGAAAGCgtattttttctctttggcgTGTGCTGAcgacggagcagcagcagcatgagcTGCGCCaactgctgttgctgcggctcGGCAACGAGACGGCACGTCCGGTCCGCTTCGCCATTGCCCACGTTGTCACTCGACTTGCGAAGGCCGCTGCCCGCCGAGGTGATGGCGGGTGgccggagctgcagcacgcgatCCATGCTGCCGCGGATGACGCGCGAGTGGAGATGCGCGAGCtggcgatggtgctgctctaCAGCTTTAGTGAGGTGTTCGCGGAGGAGAGTGCGCTGAGCGGGTTGGCAACCGAGTCTGTCATGCGCGGCCTGGGGGACAGCGAGACGGTGGTGCAGGCTGcggcggtgaaggcggcgatggcgctggTGCCGACCCTGGACGAGCACCCCGAGATGCGCGATGCCTTTCTCGCGCACCAGCTCGTACCCGCCTGCATTAGCTTACTcgagagcggcgcagcgacggaggCCAAGGTGCCGCTGTGCGTCAGCATTCTTGACCTACTCGAGCGGCTCTTCGATGACCTGCCTGTGAGGAAGtacggtgcgctgctgcagaactTGGCGCAGGCACTGATTCGGCTCATGGGGAATccgcagcaccacccgcGCATCCGCGAGAACTGCGGAACGGCACTGGGGCAGCTGGCGACGCTGAAGCCAAAGTTTGTGGCGACACCGACCCTGCTCGAGCCGCTGGTGCAGGTGTGCCTCGGGCTCATGTCGGAGGACAACACCATCTCCATCTCAGAtcagggcagcggcagcatggacgacgagggcgtgaacgacagcgatgacgacgacgtggaCATGCTGCACCTCACGTCCGCCTGCATGGTGGGTGGCCAGCTGCTGAGCACGCTTGCCACGACGGTGTCCAGTAAGGCCTtcacggcggtgctgctgccgtacaTCTCGAGAGTGACGGACGCTCCGGCAAGCGTGGCCACCCGCACCCGCAAGGCTACAATGATTGCACTCGCCTGCCTAGCCGAAGGACACTCGAGCTATCTGCGTCGCCGCGTCAGGTACGTGCTGACGGTGACGCGCGGCTTCCTGCACGACGCGGATCCGGTCCCCCGCGAGGCCGCCGCCTTTGCTCTTTCGTACTTTTGCGTGCATCTGCAGCCCGAAATattgctgcaccaccacgagctgctgccgatGGTGGTGCCTCTGCTGGCGGACGCGAACGACCTCGTGCGTCGCCGCGTAGCCCAGGCTCTGGACACCCTATGCGAGAACCTCCAGGAGAAACTCGACCGCTACgtgccgacgctgctgccggcagtGATGGCGGCCATCCCGGTGAGCTCGCTCGAGACGCAGTGCCGTTTGTGCGGCGTGCTCTCGTCGATGGGCATGGCGCACTCCGCTGCTTTCGCAAGCCGAGGTCCGGAGCTGCTAGAGGTTTTGCGGCAGCCCTTTGGGTTGAATTCGCCGGAGACGATGGCGCTCCGTGCGCAGGTAACCGAGACCGTCGGCGTCATTGGCTCCGCGATGGGCCGTGCTGCCTTTGCCCAGTACTTCCCCTTCTTCatgcaggaggtggtggtgaaccTGCAGACGCGCcacgcaccgctgcgggAGCAGAGTTTCGGCTTTCTGGCGAACATGTGCGAACTGTTTCGCGAGGACTTTGCGCTGTACCTGAACGACTCCATTCACTGCGCCTTGGAGACGATCACCGAGGACCGGGCGGTGTATACGAATAAGCACCCGCTAACCAGCGACGGAAGTAGTGGTGCGCTTGCCGCCTTCGCCGCGTGGAaggatgacgatgacggcaGTGAGGACgagagcgacgaggacggaGGCGACGACGCGGAGGAGATTCACCTACGCGTGCGCACCGCcgacgtggaggagaagtCGTCCGCCGTATACTGTATTGGCGTGTTTGCCGATGTCATGATGGGCCAGCTCGGCGAAGCGCAGACGGCAGCGTGCTGGGAGGCGCTGACGGGGCTCAACTCGCACTATTACCCTAACGTTCGCTCTAACGCCCTCATCGCATTGGCCAAGCTTGCCAAGGCGTCTGCCGGCATTCCAGCAGAGGAAATGCAGACGCTCAGCCGAGCCGCCAGTGTGGCGgggcgcaccgctgccgctagTAGTAGCGGCAGCCTCGTGCAGGATATTCTttcgctgccggtgcgcgaCCGCATTGATGAGTTGCTGAacctgctgcttcgcactatagaggaggaggacgcggagagggaggtcGTCGGCGCCGCGTGCGAGGCGGTGACTATCGTGATGGACTACTTCGGCACGCAGTGCGCCATCGATGGCCCagatgcggtgctgcgggatgtggtgcagctgctgcgtgggACGATGccgtgccagcgccgcggtgACGAGCttgaggacgaggacgagtgCAGTGAGGTGGACGGTGCGGAAAATATGAGCTACGAGCAGTaccaggagcagcagcagacgggGAGGTCTGCCGGTGCGGACAAGGCGCCCTGTGCTCGGAGAAGAGACCCGCTCTTTCGACGCGCtgacgaggcggcggaggctcAGGCTTCCGCGATTGTGGCCGCCATGGTACAGCATCAGCAGAACGGCGTCGCGGCTGCTCCGCCGTCCATTCAGCTGCCGTCCGCGGCTGAGGTGCCACCGTGGTACACGCTTGTTTCACCAGAGATGGTGAGGCACGGCGTCCACCTGCCCGAGGACCACGACGAAGTTGTCCtagacgccgccgctgagaTGCTCGAAAGCGTCGCCAGGGCGtatggcgtgctgctgcagccctaCATGCCCTACCTGATCCCGCTACTCGCCATGCATGCCGACGTGGAGACGCGGCCCCCGGAAGGACTTGTGACCGCTGTAGGTACCCTCGCCGCCGTGCTACAGGCATACGGTGGCGTCGACGCCAATGGCGATGGTGCCGCGTCGCCGGCGTCGGGGGAGCTGTTGGCGCCGTTCGTCGAggcagctgtgcagctgaGCGTTAGTGTCATGGCAGGCTCAGACGAATCCACTGCGAGGGCGAACAGCGCATATCTGCTCCGCGTCCTTGTGGAGGGCTGTCCAGGTTTCTTCGCGCACCAAAGCGCTGTTGTATCGCAGTGCTTCCAGGCGCTCTGGTCCATAGTtggcaacgaggaggacgagatACCGGAGGCTGTCGACAacgccgtcagcgccacctgcTCCTTCGTCCGTTGCCttccgctgtcgctgctgcccctcgATCAGGTTATCCCTGCCCTTATGGCGCACTTGCCCATGAAGATGGACAAGGCAGAGAACCCGAACGCGGTGCGAACCCTGCGCTATCTGCTGGGAACTAACCACGCTGCCTcagccgcggcggtgtcgaGCTGGTTGTCATCCGTGGTTGTTGCCGTCGCGAACGTGCTCACCGCGGATACCGTGGAGgacgcagagaagcagcagctggtgcagcagggggcggcggtgttTGCACAGGCGCATCCGCAggcatggcagcagcagcgacagggcTTGTCGAGTGGGCAActtgcggcgctgcaggtaTGGCAGCTGTGA
- a CDS encoding centrin, putative (TriTrypDB/GeneDB-style sysID: LpmP.07.0760): MSTAGTMPLRPGTPASNVNAELSKDQLEEIREAFDLFDTDGSGTIDVRELRIAMRALGFEPRKEELQQLVSSVTGGGGSGSGGGASSGPSSSAGNANVSSDVITFAQFVQIMSHKMSHRDSREEMLKAFVLFDTEGTGKISFQNLKRVAMELGENMTDAELQEMIDEADRDGDGEVSEEEFLRLMKKTSLY; this comes from the coding sequence aTGAGTACTGCGGGCACTATGCCGTTGAGACCGGGGACCCCCGCGTCGAACGTGAACGCCGAGCTCAGCAAGGACCAGCTGGAAGAAATCCGCGAGGCGTTTGACTTGTTCGACACGGATGGTAGCGGCACGATTGATGTGAGGGAGCTGCGCATCGCTATGCGTGCCCTGGGCTTCGAGCCCCGTAAGGAggagcttcagcagctggtCAGCAGTGTCACcgggggaggcggcagcggcagcggtggtggcgcctcCTCTGGGCCGTCGTCGAGCGCCGGAAATGCGAACGTGAGCAGCGACGTGATCACCTTCGCGCAGTTTGTTCAGATCATGTCACACAAGATGTCCCACCGAGACTCGCGGGAGGAGATGCTGAAGGCGTTCGTGCTCTTCGACACAGAGGGCACAGGCAAGATCTCCTTCCAGAACTTGAAGCGAGTGGCGATGGAGCTAGGCGAGAACATGACGGATGCCGAGCTGCAAGAGATGATCGACGAGGCAGACCGCGACGGGGACGGCGaggtgagcgaggaggagtttCTCCGCTTGATGAAGAAGACCTCTCTGTACTAA
- a CDS encoding malonyl-coa decarboxylase-like protein (TriTrypDB/GeneDB-style sysID: LpmP.07.0790): MAEVALTQLRRAIHSDQGRIPGVIVESVWAAFDVLVPPVVQDSATNDNITSATEDNFFLFISTLNELNFDLDAVVRASARLAAKVDTYLTLLRQAEAQETQRAAAATASGTAQAACDEGEPTELMKAKGEVMQCCFEARNAGSPLYYTWLWHTAAMPDGLRRLMHFRKLTHFFESLCKRHIKNLTPPPPRSLSSLAPVTDESVGSPSAAATASSTERDRCAGELSKWHRRLVEVGLISRAMSLLFHDFFSKEYLVMEELTWPSTPPSMLDQIMRAESVHPFVRGLEDMRHRLQPAHHRHLFAFLHPAVVDEPLIAVQVALTHGITSSVDQILGRPTPLSDPVNMSQAALYFRDVPQSSSTVDCAGAADDGNVNTAIFYSINSAQSALRGMDMGNRLIKRVVQEVKGNINARRQARSLTPINTFCTLSPIPLYVKWLADEVAALAATAATVTTTTATTSGIFGSQFSPAEEETRCWEPFREAVLSYVLRHPDVLPTEGRAVMRATEGSSGNPTAVNTAVLRYLVCLLQSACAASSLSHDDSAPFGAGSTPTQRHQQPWWMDHTFTMALEAPLLRSVATYLCTAKRSHDGRILDPVGNFHVSNGATVYRLNFLANTTPQASRESACVMVNYLYDLPRVLANAAQYEVSRTVSLGEPIKALLGN, translated from the coding sequence ATGGCCGAGGTGGCACTGACCCAGTTGCGCCGCGCCATCCACAGCGATCAAGGACGCATTCCCGGCGTCATTGTGGAGAGCGTGTGGGCCGCCTTCGATGTGCTCGTGCCGCCCGTCGTTCAGGACAGCGCCACGAATGACAACATCACATCCGCGACGGAGGATAACTTCTTTCTGTTTATCTCGACCCTCAACGAGCTCAACTTTGACCTGGACGCCGTGGTGAGGGCGAGCGCGCGGCTGGCGGCGAAGGTGGACACCTACCTGACGCTGCTAAGGCAGGCAGAGGCACAGGAAACACagcgcgcggcagcagcgactgcctCTGGCACTGCACAGGCCGCTTGCGATGAAGGTGAACCTACAGAGCTCATGAAGGCTAAGGGAGAGGTCATGCAGTGCTGCTTCGAGGCCCGCAATGCCGGCTCTCCTCTGTATTACACATGGTTGTGGCACACGGCCGCCATGCCAGATGGCCTGCGACGGCTCATGCACTTTCGAAAGCTGACCCACTTCTTCGAGAGCTTGTGCAAGCGACACATCAAGAATctcacgccgccgccgccacgctcgTTGTCCTCGTTGGCGCCTGTCACTGACGAGTCTGTGGGGtcaccgtcagcagcagctacagcGAGCTCCACGGAGAGGGACCGCTGTGCCGGCGAGCTCTCCAAGTGGCATCGTCGTCTTGTCGAGGTGGGTCTCATCAGTAGGGCCATGTCGCTTCTTTTCCACGACTTCTTCTCCAAGGAGTACTTGgtgatggaggagctgaCGTGGCcctcgacgccgccgtcgaTGCTGGACCAGATCATGCGTGCTGAGTCTGTCCACCCCTTCGTCCGCGGACTCGAAGACATGCGCCATCGCCTTCAGCCggctcaccaccgccacttgTTTGCCTTTCTACACCCCGCCGTCGTCGATGAGCCGCTTATCGCCGTGCAGGTAGCGCTGACGCACGGCATTACCAGCTCTGTGGACCAGATCTTAGGTCGCCCTACGCCGCTGTCAGACCCGGTGAACATGTCGCAGGCGGCTCTCTACTTCCGCGATGTGCCGCAATCCTCCTCCACGGTGGACTGCGCCGGTGCGGCGGATGACGGCAACGTGAACACTGCCATCTTCTACAGTATCAACTCTGCGCAGAGTGCGTTGCGCGGCATGGACATGGGCAACCGTCTCATCAAGCGCGTTGTGCAGGAAGTGAAGGGCAACATCAACGCCAGGCGGCAGGCGCGCAGCTTGACGCCAATCAACACCTTCTGCACTCTCTCACCCATCCCGCTCTATGTCAAGTGGCTGGCTGATGAGGTGGCCGCGCtggcggccaccgctgcgacAGTGACCACCACAACAGCGACGACAAGCGGCATCTTTGGCAGTCAGTTTTCAccagcggaggaagagacgcGCTGCTGGGAGCCGTTTCGCGAGGCCGTTCTCAGCTACGTCCTGCGGCACCCTGATGTGCTACCCACGGAGGGGCGTGCGGTGATGAGGGCGACcgaaggcagcagcggcaacccCACAGCCGTTAACACAGCGGTACTGCGCTATCTCGTATGTCTCCTTCAGAGCGCAtgtgccgcctcctcgctgtcgcaTGATGATAGTGCCCCGTTTGGCGCGGGCAGCACCCCaacgcagcggcatcagcagccatGGTGGATGGACCATACCTTCACAATGGCCCTCGAGGCCCCACTGTTGCGCTCCGTCGCCACGTACCTGTGCACCGCCAAGCGTAGCCATGATGGTCGCATTCTCGACCCAGTCGGCAACTTTCACGTGTCGAACGGCGCCACCGTTTATCGGTTGAACTTCCTCGCGAACACGACCCCACAAGCCAGTCGTGAGAGTGCCTGCGTCATGGTGAACTACTTGTACGACCTGCCAAGGGTGCTAGCCAACGCCGCGCAGTACGAGGTGAGTCGCACCGTGTCTCTTGGCGAGCCAAtcaaggcgctgctggggaaCTGA
- a CDS encoding hypothetical protein (TriTrypDB/GeneDB-style sysID: LpmP.07.0770), with protein sequence MESSPDACREQVRRIQAALLRLGWHPHTRNHGALPYALTAKPSDPLNSSPMTTVQSALTTAEDRASGEAADPMSVPKSIARALSTSAPLGVLRGHDVNRLACERNTCCHTGLPTAPQAVGGSAYLCLPPPHPRHGDAAQTAAPPIHRSSGGTLRTAEPHTFVRVVCDGEHGVVQDTTDLLARPSSVPPPLSSTGHAAISDPFHDLISRAWGKAEMPTVEGVGGAGSRRITPAGLHSEASRLWCHGQCAAVEGAAPPGSGVRRPAASSDRAVSPPDMSILVSPTVSPTATQSPPATELHDIDHSSSYRTPRLSAPTTRIASLIGAGAASCCSARADRSTDAPRAEVRLSAKASRALSPPPVQRQAVAASRRQQRLLRAVQLLDAVLLGSGHGSSGGAARRRFDSLQEILLALTDARGQPLTLPSRTTNAELRCLRKRLVQELLLGDPAVRVLRRSWIPSQPSPSSTSHVRICDDLEGHGETKAPSGGAVRLADVANGARLANPSASPAPEASSLCFSSPHSEIPTPTAAASPPSALLPSPPPSSALDPYTESRQRFQLEVTSLHQAQQQRRLQLQRQHANVR encoded by the coding sequence ATGGAGTCTTCCCCTGACGCGTGTCGCGAACAAGTTCGGCGCATCcaggcagcactgctgcgcttgGGATGGCACCCGCACACCAGGAATCACGGTGCGTTACCGTACGCACTCACCGCCAAACCAAGTGACCCACTCAACTCATCGCCGATGACGACGGTGCAGTCGGCGCTGACAACGGCAGAGGATCGTGCTAGCGGCGAGGCAGCTGATCCAATGTCGGTGCCGAAGAGTATCGCGCGCGCATTATCTACTTCGGCACCGCTCGGAGTGTTGCGTGGTCATGATGTGAATCGACTCGCTTGTGAACGCAACACGTGCTGCCATACCGGTCTACCGACAGCGCCACAGGCTGTCGGCGGATCCGCATACCTTTGCTTGCCGCCTCCGCACCCGCGCCATGGCGACGCTGCccagacagcagcgccacccattCACCGGAGCTCTGGCGGAACGCTCCGCACCGCTGAGCCTCACACGTTTGTTCGAGTTGTGTGTGACGGTGAGCACGGCGTCGTCCAGGACACAACTGATCTGCTGGCgcgcccctcctccgtcCCACCGCCATTGTCGTCCACGGGGCATGCGGCAATTTCTGATCCGTTCCACGACCTCATTTCGAGAGCCTGGGGAAAAGCGGAGATGCCGACGGTAGAGGGCGTGGGAGGTGCGGGTAGCCGGCGCATCACGCCCGCAGGGCTTCACAGCGAAGCTAGTCGCCTCTGGTGTCATGGACAGTGTGCAGCTGTTgaaggtgcagcaccacctggCTCGGGGGTGCGGCGACCAGCAGCGTCATCTGACAGAGCAGTGTCACCGCCTGACATGTCTATTTTGGTATCGCCAACTGTCTCGCCCACGGCAACGCAATCTCCACCGGCGACCGAGCTTCACGACATCGATCACTCGAGCAGCTATCGGACACCACGCCTGAGTGCACCAACCACCCGCATAGCTTCTCTCattggcgctggtgctgcttccTGCTGTAGCGCGCGAGCCGATCGCTCTACTGACGCACCTCGTGCCGAAGTGCGGCTTTCAGCCAAGGCGTCCCGGGCActatcaccaccacccgtcCAGAGGCAGGCCGTGGCTGCCTcacggcgccagcagcgttTGCTACGCGCCGTGCAGCTACTGGATGCCGTCTTACTTGGCTCAGGGcatggcagcagtggaggggCCGCCCGGAGAAGATTTGACAGCCTGCAGGAGATCCTCCTGGCACTAACGGATGCTCGCGGGCAACCACTTACGCTACCGAGTCGCACGACGAATGCCgagctgcgctgcttgcggaAGCGGctggtgcaggagctgctcctTGGTGATCCGGCAGTGAGGGTGCTACGGCGCTCTTGGATCCCGTCGCAGCCTTCACCGTCATCTACCTCTCACGTGCGAATCTGCGATGACCTCGAAGGCCACGGTGAGACCAAGGCGCCCAGTGGTGGCGCGGTCAGGCTGGCCGATGTGGCCAATGGCGCGCGCCTGGCCAACCCCTCTGCTTCCCCAGCGCCGGAGGCCTCTTCCCTTTGTTTTTCGAGCCCCCACTCTGAGATACCGAcccccactgccgccgcctctccgccgtctgcgcttctgccttcccctcccccatcgtCAGCCTTAGACCCCTATACGGAGTCGCGCCAGAGGTTCCAGCTAGAGGTGACGTCGCTGCatcaggcgcagcagcagcggcgactgcAGCTTCAGAGACAGCACGCCAACGTACGATGA